Proteins co-encoded in one uncultured Bacteroides sp. genomic window:
- the pgl gene encoding 6-phosphogluconolactonase: protein MIKINNYSSSLEAAYGLTKVLLEQINQSAEKNFHLALSGGKTPNVLFRLWADEYKEIIPWKRLQLYWVDERCVPPEHPESNYGMIKRIFLDKVHLSDLQVHRIHGEDFPELEAKRYTALIDNLLIKQGTYPMFDCVLLGIGIDGHTSSLFSGQDSLLTAPDTYAVSVNPQTGQKRITLTGLPILHAKNVIFFVTDKDKADILKEVIKGEDKYPAGYIVSRLEKAELFTDSL, encoded by the coding sequence ATGATAAAGATTAATAATTATTCTTCTTCTTTGGAAGCAGCTTACGGACTTACAAAAGTTCTTTTGGAGCAGATTAATCAGTCTGCAGAAAAAAACTTTCATCTGGCACTTTCAGGTGGAAAGACTCCGAATGTACTTTTCCGTTTATGGGCTGATGAATACAAAGAAATCATTCCGTGGAAAAGGTTACAGTTATATTGGGTAGACGAACGATGTGTACCTCCAGAGCATCCTGAAAGTAATTATGGAATGATTAAACGCATATTTCTGGATAAAGTTCATTTATCTGATTTGCAGGTTCATCGTATTCACGGAGAAGATTTCCCTGAGTTAGAAGCAAAGAGATACACTGCCTTAATTGATAATCTATTGATAAAGCAAGGTACATATCCTATGTTTGATTGTGTTCTCCTTGGAATTGGTATTGATGGACACACATCTTCTTTATTTTCAGGGCAGGATTCATTATTGACTGCTCCAGATACGTATGCTGTGAGTGTTAATCCCCAGACAGGTCAGAAACGTATCACCTTGACTGGGTTGCCTATTCTTCATGCAAAAAATGTGATCTTTTTTGTTACAGACAAAGATAAAGCCGACATTCTAAAAGAGGTTATTAAAGGAGAAGATAAATATCCGGCAGGTTATATTGTTTCGCGGCTGGAAAAAGCTGAACTGTTTACAGACTCGTTATAA
- the xylE gene encoding D-xylose transporter XylE, with translation MSSKTKQTGLYLALLTLVATLGGLLFGYDTAVVNGAEKSLVDFFISNITADHAYAVSMITQYKLLVSTVVILVLAILSSQIFKLVGKTKGGITVGILFAVAIIWMISYISEAIPTDPTLVQGMADSIKGFVISSALIGCIIGGSISGFISNSLGRKKGLFICALAFCVSAIGAWNPDGFNVFCMNDAYSFVIYRIIGGLGVGLASALSPMYIAEIAPAETRGKLVSFNQFAIIFGMLVIYFVNYFIAKSGDAQWLTDTGWRWMFFSGIIPAGIFFILLFFVPETPRFLVMKGKDEKALSVLTNIVGEEKAITEIAEIKATLHEKSSPWLSYGWALIIIGVLLSVFQQFVGINVVLYYAGNIFRNMGADTDSSLLQTIVVGVVNLTFTCVAIVKVDKFGRKPLMIIGALGMAVSMILLGFTFYFQAVGMGSLILMLLYTASFAMSWGPVTWVLLSEIFPNSIRGAMSIAVAAQWLANLIVSWTFPMMNDNKWLSSLFHQGFAYWIYGVMGLLAAFFVWKFLPETKGKTLEEIEKFWKK, from the coding sequence ATGTCGTCAAAAACAAAACAAACAGGGTTATACCTGGCGTTACTGACTTTAGTTGCAACACTCGGAGGATTGTTGTTTGGTTATGATACCGCAGTTGTGAATGGAGCAGAGAAATCCTTAGTCGACTTCTTCATCAGTAACATTACAGCTGATCATGCATACGCCGTGAGTATGATAACCCAGTATAAATTATTAGTAAGTACAGTTGTTATTCTTGTACTGGCAATTCTATCATCACAAATATTTAAATTAGTCGGCAAAACCAAAGGTGGAATTACTGTGGGTATTTTGTTTGCAGTAGCTATTATCTGGATGATAAGCTATATCTCTGAAGCTATACCAACAGATCCTACTCTTGTTCAGGGAATGGCAGATTCTATCAAAGGATTTGTAATCTCCAGCGCATTGATTGGTTGTATTATTGGTGGATCAATTTCTGGTTTTATATCTAATTCATTGGGACGTAAGAAGGGACTATTTATTTGTGCCCTTGCTTTCTGTGTTTCAGCTATTGGTGCATGGAATCCTGATGGCTTTAATGTTTTTTGCATGAATGATGCTTATTCATTCGTGATTTATCGTATAATCGGTGGTTTAGGTGTAGGTCTGGCTTCAGCTCTTTCTCCTATGTATATTGCCGAGATTGCTCCGGCTGAGACTCGTGGTAAGCTGGTTTCTTTCAACCAGTTCGCTATCATCTTTGGTATGCTGGTTATTTATTTCGTGAATTACTTCATTGCTAAGTCGGGCGATGCTCAATGGCTTACAGATACAGGCTGGCGCTGGATGTTCTTCTCAGGTATTATTCCTGCAGGTATATTTTTTATCCTGTTATTTTTTGTCCCGGAAACACCACGTTTCCTTGTAATGAAGGGTAAAGATGAAAAGGCTCTCAGTGTATTGACAAATATTGTGGGTGAAGAAAAGGCTATAACTGAAATAGCTGAGATTAAGGCAACACTTCACGAAAAAAGTTCTCCATGGTTATCTTATGGTTGGGCTCTGATTATAATTGGTGTTTTGCTTTCTGTGTTCCAGCAGTTTGTAGGTATCAATGTGGTACTTTATTATGCCGGAAACATTTTCCGTAACATGGGAGCGGATACAGATTCTTCTTTATTACAGACTATTGTTGTAGGTGTTGTAAACTTAACATTCACTTGTGTAGCAATTGTTAAAGTAGATAAGTTTGGGCGTAAACCTTTGATGATAATAGGTGCATTGGGAATGGCTGTAAGTATGATTCTTCTCGGATTTACTTTCTATTTCCAGGCAGTAGGCATGGGCTCACTGATTCTTATGTTACTCTACACTGCTTCTTTTGCTATGAGTTGGGGACCGGTAACCTGGGTGTTGTTATCTGAAATATTCCCAAATTCAATTCGTGGTGCAATGTCTATAGCCGTTGCTGCTCAATGGCTTGCCAATCTTATTGTTTCATGGACATTTCCTATGATGAATGATAATAAATGGCTTTCAAGTTTATTCCACCAAGGATTTGCTTATTGGATTTACGGTGTAATGGGACTTCTTGCTGCATTCTTTGTTTGGAAGTTCTTACCCGAAACAAAAGGTAAGACTCTGGAAGAAATTGAGAAATTCTGGAAAAAATAG
- the xylA gene encoding xylose isomerase produces MATKEYFPGIGKIKFEGKDSKNSMAFRYYDAEKVVNGKKMKDWLKFAMAWWHTLCAEGGDQFGGGTKQFPWNGASSAVEAAKNKLDAGFEFMQKCGIEYYCFHDADLVDPSDDIAEYEANMKAIVAYAKQRQAETGIKLLWGTANVFSHARYMNGAATNPNFDVVARAAVQIKNAIDATIELGGTNYVFWGGREGYMSLLNTDQKREKEHLAMMLTKARDYARAKGFKGTFLIEPKPMEPMKHQYDVDTETVVGFLKAHGLENDFKVNIEVNHATLAGHTFEHELACAVDAGMLGSIDANRGDAQNGWDTDQFPIDNYELIQAMMQIIRNGGLGNGGTNFDAKTRRNSTDLEDIFIAHISGMDVFARALENASALLNESPINKMVKERYASFDGGKGKDFEAGKLSLEDLHAYAVAKGEPTQVSGKQELYEAIVNMYC; encoded by the coding sequence TGAAGGTAAAGATAGTAAGAATTCAATGGCATTCCGTTATTATGATGCTGAAAAGGTAGTTAACGGAAAGAAGATGAAAGATTGGCTGAAGTTTGCTATGGCTTGGTGGCACACACTTTGCGCTGAAGGTGGTGACCAGTTTGGTGGTGGAACAAAACAATTCCCATGGAATGGTGCTTCTTCTGCTGTTGAAGCTGCAAAAAACAAACTAGATGCTGGTTTTGAATTTATGCAGAAATGTGGTATTGAATACTATTGTTTCCACGATGCTGACTTAGTTGATCCTAGCGATGATATTGCTGAATATGAAGCAAACATGAAAGCTATTGTTGCTTATGCTAAGCAAAGGCAAGCAGAAACTGGTATCAAATTGTTGTGGGGTACTGCAAATGTATTCTCTCATGCACGTTATATGAATGGTGCTGCAACAAATCCTAACTTTGATGTTGTGGCTCGTGCTGCCGTTCAAATTAAGAATGCTATTGATGCAACTATCGAATTAGGTGGAACTAACTATGTATTCTGGGGCGGACGTGAAGGTTACATGTCTTTGTTGAATACTGATCAGAAACGTGAAAAAGAACATTTGGCAATGATGCTTACCAAAGCTCGTGACTATGCTCGCGCTAAAGGTTTCAAAGGAACATTCCTTATTGAACCAAAACCAATGGAACCAATGAAACATCAATATGATGTGGATACAGAAACTGTTGTTGGATTCCTGAAAGCACACGGATTGGAAAATGATTTCAAGGTAAATATTGAAGTTAACCACGCTACATTGGCTGGCCATACTTTTGAACACGAATTGGCTTGTGCTGTAGATGCAGGTATGTTAGGTTCAATTGATGCTAACCGCGGTGATGCTCAGAATGGTTGGGATACAGACCAATTCCCTATCGATAACTATGAACTGATCCAGGCAATGATGCAGATTATCCGTAATGGCGGTCTTGGCAATGGTGGAACAAACTTCGATGCTAAAACTCGTCGTAACTCTACTGATCTGGAAGATATCTTTATTGCTCACATTAGTGGTATGGATGTTTTTGCACGTGCATTGGAAAATGCTTCAGCTTTATTGAATGAATCTCCAATCAATAAGATGGTAAAAGAACGCTATGCTTCTTTTGATGGTGGCAAAGGTAAAGACTTCGAAGCTGGTAAACTTTCTTTGGAAGATCTTCATGCTTATGCTGTTGCTAAAGGCGAACCAACTCAGGTTAGCGGCAAACAGGAATTGTATGAAGCAATTGTAAACATGTACTGTTAA
- a CDS encoding DUF4270 family protein encodes MKQIFFFISLVSLLLCSSCKDETSTLGDNWLESDLKNVQVDTCTVKMSTVLLDSINTSDKDIAQIGYYEDSMWGKISSSSYIEYRPATISRNENNTYSFDSLTISLKCNGEYVGDTLAPLKIQLHELTDNITLNQSGYLFNNSNVGYNPVPFSTITVRPKPKWKNLLEYRISDDLGKKWFNKMLEGSTDFSSADNFRNYFKGIAFIPDESSSKSIIGFGVSDSSMCITLYYHQIGESLTSSTVKITPTTPQFNKVKHNRENTPLQLFDKQTTLLESEKTNNISFVQGLTGIYTKLEFPYLNNLLLEGQMVSIESAKLYLYPVTGTYSYLNPLPPSLSLYQADENNVTESQVKDILGTSVQTGSLIEDGEFHVNTYYSFDLTSFMQTNLGKLGINRKNLQLVLPEDKINTTFQNVVFGDMKHPQSKVKLSILYKVYKTN; translated from the coding sequence ATGAAACAAATATTTTTTTTTATATCGCTAGTTTCTTTGTTATTATGCTCTTCATGTAAAGATGAAACATCTACTTTGGGAGATAACTGGCTTGAATCGGACCTGAAAAACGTACAGGTTGATACCTGTACAGTCAAAATGAGTACTGTTTTACTGGATTCTATTAATACTTCTGATAAAGACATTGCTCAGATTGGCTACTATGAGGATAGTATGTGGGGAAAAATATCATCCTCATCTTATATTGAATATAGACCTGCTACCATAAGCCGGAATGAAAATAATACTTATTCTTTTGATTCGTTGACCATTTCTTTGAAATGCAATGGTGAGTATGTTGGAGATACACTTGCTCCTTTAAAAATACAATTGCATGAGCTTACAGATAATATAACTTTGAATCAAAGTGGGTATTTATTCAATAATTCGAATGTTGGATATAATCCGGTTCCTTTTTCTACTATTACTGTACGGCCAAAACCTAAATGGAAAAATTTGCTTGAATATAGAATTTCTGATGACCTTGGTAAGAAATGGTTCAACAAAATGCTTGAAGGTTCCACAGACTTTAGTTCTGCAGATAATTTTAGAAATTATTTTAAGGGAATAGCTTTTATTCCTGATGAAAGTAGTAGTAAATCTATTATAGGATTTGGCGTTAGTGATTCAAGCATGTGTATTACTCTTTATTATCATCAGATAGGCGAGTCTTTGACTAGCTCAACCGTTAAAATAACTCCAACTACTCCTCAATTTAATAAAGTAAAGCATAACCGCGAAAATACTCCTTTACAATTATTTGATAAACAAACAACATTGTTGGAATCTGAAAAAACAAATAATATTTCATTTGTTCAGGGACTTACAGGCATTTATACTAAATTAGAATTTCCTTATTTAAATAATTTGCTGCTTGAAGGGCAGATGGTTAGTATTGAGTCTGCAAAACTTTACTTGTATCCTGTGACGGGAACTTATAGCTATTTAAATCCTTTGCCACCTAGTTTGTCTCTTTATCAGGCTGATGAAAATAATGTAACTGAAAGTCAGGTTAAAGATATTTTAGGCACATCAGTACAAACTGGTAGCCTTATAGAAGATGGGGAATTCCATGTAAATACTTACTATTCTTTTGATCTTACTAGCTTTATGCAAACCAATCTAGGTAAATTAGGTATTAACAGAAAGAATCTTCAATTAGTATTACCTGAAGATAAGATAAATACGACCTTTCAGAATGTGGTTTTTGGAGACATGAAACATCCTCAAAGCAAGGTTAAGCTATCTATTCTTTATAAGGTATACAAAACAAATTAG
- a CDS encoding kelch repeat-containing protein, whose protein sequence is MNVLHLKKISKLLLIVSFIALAFSSCTSSSSYTIGKWNNRSDLDGSTRSGAASFKIGNDEYICCGYNGTKRLCDLWKYDAEHDSWVSMESLPDEAARSGAIGFSANGKGYITTGYNGTIYMNDTWEFDPTTGDKGTWTKKADYPGVARTNALAFTLTKDNTEYGYVGTGYDGLNCLKDFYRYDSTSDKWEKMGETSNTAGNGFSGKKRQGGNTFVINNIAYVCCGEANGYIDDFYKFDPSTGLWTQLRDIANNSDDSYDDDYAGIVRSKAVTFIIDGKAYLTTGSNGTLKTDYWIYNPTTDLWTGCSDDDYTPFKGSARQSAIGFSVGSKGYVVTGSSSSVYFDDLWELSPYENTEE, encoded by the coding sequence ATGAATGTATTGCATTTAAAAAAGATAAGCAAACTATTATTAATAGTGAGTTTCATCGCTTTAGCTTTTTCGTCTTGTACATCAAGCAGCTCTTATACAATCGGTAAATGGAATAACCGTTCAGATCTTGACGGATCAACCAGAAGTGGAGCTGCCTCATTTAAGATCGGTAATGATGAATATATCTGCTGTGGGTATAATGGTACGAAGCGTCTATGTGACCTGTGGAAATATGATGCAGAACATGATAGCTGGGTTTCCATGGAAAGTTTACCGGATGAAGCTGCCAGAAGTGGTGCTATAGGTTTTTCTGCTAATGGGAAAGGCTATATAACAACTGGATATAATGGCACTATTTACATGAATGATACATGGGAATTTGACCCTACTACTGGTGATAAAGGTACATGGACCAAAAAAGCAGATTATCCTGGTGTAGCAAGAACTAATGCTTTAGCTTTTACATTGACAAAAGACAATACAGAATATGGTTACGTTGGAACCGGATATGACGGACTTAACTGTCTGAAAGATTTCTATCGCTATGATTCTACTTCTGATAAATGGGAGAAAATGGGTGAAACCAGCAATACAGCGGGTAATGGATTTAGCGGTAAAAAACGTCAGGGTGGTAATACTTTCGTGATTAATAATATCGCTTATGTTTGTTGTGGAGAAGCAAATGGCTATATAGATGATTTTTATAAATTTGACCCTAGTACAGGATTGTGGACACAACTTAGAGATATTGCAAACAATAGCGATGATTCTTATGATGATGATTATGCTGGCATTGTCCGTTCAAAAGCTGTAACCTTCATTATTGATGGAAAAGCTTATTTGACAACTGGTTCAAATGGTACTCTCAAAACAGATTATTGGATATACAACCCAACAACCGATCTTTGGACAGGATGTAGTGATGATGATTATACTCCGTTTAAAGGATCTGCCAGACAAAGTGCTATTGGTTTCTCTGTAGGTTCAAAAGGATATGTGGTAACTGGAAGTAGTAGCAGCGTATACTTTGACGACTTATGGGAATTGTCACCTTACGAAAATACTGAAGAGTAA
- the purT gene encoding formate-dependent phosphoribosylglycinamide formyltransferase codes for MTKKIVLLGSGELGKEFVIAAQRKGQYIVACDSYAGAPAMQVADECEVFDMLDGKALERVIKKHKPDIIVPEIEAIRTERLYEFEEQGIQVVPSARAVNFTMNRKAIRDLAAKELGLKTAKYFYATSLEELKAAAAKVGFPCVVKPLMSSSGKGQSLVRSAEELDHAWEYGCNGSRGDIKELIIEEFIQFDSEITLLTVTQKNGPTLFCPPIGHVQKGGDYRESFQPAHIDPAHLKEAEYMAEKVTKALTGAGLWGVEFFLSHENGVYFSELSPRPHDTGMVTLAGTQNLNEFELHLRAVLGLPIPGIKQERAGVSAVILSPIASKEAPRYKGMEDALKEEDTYLRIFGKPFTKVNRRMGVVLCYAPIGSDMDQLRNKAKEIASRVEVY; via the coding sequence ATGACAAAGAAGATTGTATTGCTCGGTTCCGGAGAATTAGGAAAAGAGTTTGTTATTGCAGCTCAGCGTAAAGGACAATATATTGTGGCTTGTGACTCGTATGCCGGAGCACCCGCCATGCAAGTAGCTGATGAGTGTGAAGTATTTGATATGCTTGATGGAAAAGCGCTGGAACGTGTTATTAAAAAACATAAGCCAGACATCATAGTTCCTGAAATTGAAGCTATCCGTACCGAACGTCTTTATGAATTTGAGGAGCAGGGAATACAGGTTGTTCCTAGTGCCCGTGCCGTGAACTTTACAATGAACCGTAAAGCCATCCGGGATTTGGCGGCTAAAGAGTTAGGCTTGAAAACTGCAAAGTATTTCTATGCAACTTCATTGGAAGAGCTGAAAGCTGCTGCTGCTAAGGTTGGTTTTCCTTGCGTGGTAAAACCATTAATGTCTTCTTCCGGTAAAGGCCAGTCGTTGGTCCGCTCTGCAGAAGAACTTGATCATGCGTGGGAATATGGCTGTAATGGCAGTCGTGGTGATATAAAAGAATTGATTATTGAAGAGTTTATTCAGTTTGACAGCGAGATTACTCTGTTAACTGTTACTCAGAAGAATGGTCCTACATTGTTTTGTCCACCAATAGGACACGTACAAAAGGGAGGTGATTACCGTGAAAGCTTTCAGCCTGCACATATAGATCCAGCTCATTTGAAAGAGGCTGAATATATGGCCGAGAAAGTTACTAAGGCATTGACCGGTGCCGGACTTTGGGGTGTGGAGTTTTTCTTAAGTCATGAGAACGGAGTTTATTTCTCTGAACTATCTCCTCGTCCTCACGATACGGGAATGGTTACCTTGGCAGGCACACAAAATCTGAATGAATTTGAACTCCATCTTCGTGCAGTCCTTGGACTTCCAATTCCCGGAATTAAGCAGGAAAGGGCAGGGGTAAGCGCTGTTATTCTTTCTCCTATTGCCAGCAAAGAAGCGCCTCGTTACAAGGGTATGGAAGACGCTCTCAAGGAAGAGGATACATACCTCCGCATTTTTGGTAAACCTTTTACTAAAGTTAATCGCCGTATGGGTGTAGTGCTTTGTTACGCTCCTATCGGATCGGATATGGATCAACTTAGAAACAAAGCGAAAGAGATTGCTTCAAGAGTCGAAGTGTATTAA
- the zwf gene encoding glucose-6-phosphate dehydrogenase produces the protein MDKPKSMVMVIIGASGDLTRRKLMPALYLLHKYKRLPEHFAILGLSRTEFTDEGYRERIRAQLLRYVKPEEVDEEQIHSFIHLLYYFSMDPADSDAYLLLQPKLLELDKIIGNCEHYLYYLATPPSLYGLIPQHLKKVGLNLDKGIKGKKRIIVEKPFGYDLDTALELSNIYYKDAFREDQIFRIDHYLGKETVQNILALRFANSIFEPVWNRNYIDYIEITAVENMGIEQRGSYFDEAGTLRDMVQNHLIQLVAITAMEPPMAFNANNFRDEVFRVYQSLTPLTEKDLAENIVRGQYTASETKNGYREEKDVNPLSRTETFVAMKLGINNWRWGGVPFYIRTGKQMPTKVSEIIVHFKPTPYPLFNCAGQTCPMANKLVIRIQPNEGIVLKFGMKVPGKGFEVEQVSMDFSYSSLGKLFIEDAYARLIEDCILGDPTLFTRSDAVEASWRFFTPVLNFWKEHPEIPVYGYPAGTWGPRESDEMISKQGACWTNPCKNLTNTNLYCEL, from the coding sequence ATGGATAAACCAAAAAGTATGGTAATGGTTATCATCGGTGCTTCAGGAGATTTAACTCGTCGTAAACTGATGCCGGCCCTTTACCTTTTACATAAATATAAACGATTGCCCGAACATTTTGCCATTCTTGGCTTATCGCGTACGGAGTTTACAGATGAAGGTTATCGTGAGCGCATTCGTGCGCAGCTTCTTCGCTATGTTAAACCAGAAGAGGTAGATGAAGAACAGATTCATTCTTTTATACATTTACTATATTATTTTTCAATGGATCCGGCTGATTCGGATGCTTATCTGCTTCTTCAACCCAAGCTTCTGGAACTGGATAAAATAATTGGTAATTGTGAACATTACCTTTATTATCTGGCCACTCCGCCCTCTCTATATGGATTGATTCCTCAACATCTTAAGAAAGTAGGATTAAATCTGGATAAAGGGATAAAGGGGAAAAAACGGATTATTGTGGAAAAACCTTTTGGCTATGATCTGGATACAGCTCTTGAACTTTCTAATATTTATTATAAGGATGCGTTTCGGGAAGATCAGATTTTCCGTATCGATCATTATCTAGGTAAGGAAACAGTGCAGAATATTCTGGCCCTCCGGTTTGCAAATAGTATTTTTGAGCCTGTCTGGAATAGGAATTATATTGATTATATAGAAATTACTGCTGTTGAGAACATGGGAATAGAACAACGAGGCAGTTATTTTGATGAGGCTGGAACTTTGCGGGATATGGTTCAGAATCATCTTATCCAACTGGTTGCAATTACAGCTATGGAACCTCCTATGGCTTTCAATGCAAATAATTTTCGGGATGAAGTGTTCAGAGTGTACCAGTCTCTCACTCCGCTTACCGAAAAGGATTTAGCAGAAAATATTGTTCGCGGACAATATACCGCGTCTGAAACGAAGAATGGATATCGTGAAGAGAAAGATGTGAATCCGTTGTCGCGTACAGAAACCTTTGTGGCAATGAAACTAGGTATTAATAACTGGCGATGGGGTGGTGTACCTTTTTACATACGTACAGGAAAACAGATGCCTACGAAAGTCAGTGAAATTATTGTTCATTTCAAGCCCACTCCTTATCCACTATTTAATTGTGCAGGACAAACGTGTCCCATGGCCAATAAGTTGGTTATACGTATCCAGCCAAATGAAGGTATTGTGCTTAAATTTGGAATGAAAGTACCTGGAAAAGGATTCGAAGTGGAGCAGGTTTCCATGGACTTTAGTTATAGCAGTCTAGGCAAACTTTTCATCGAGGACGCTTATGCCCGTTTGATTGAGGATTGTATATTAGGAGATCCCACGCTCTTTACTCGCAGTGATGCAGTAGAAGCAAGCTGGAGATTTTTTACTCCGGTATTAAATTTCTGGAAAGAACATCCTGAAATACCTGTTTATGGATATCCGGCAGGGACATGGGGTCCAAGGGAATCGGATGAAATGATAAGCAAACAGGGCGCTTGCTGGACTAACCCTTGTAAAAACCTGACAAATACCAATCTATACTGTGAACTTTAA
- the gnd gene encoding decarboxylating NADP(+)-dependent phosphogluconate dehydrogenase, with amino-acid sequence MKESDIGLIGLAVMGENLALNLESKGWQVSVYNRTTKGTLFSVVERLITGRAKGKNIVGFENIEEFVNSLSTPRKIMMMVRAGSPVDEIIEQLLPFLSSGDILIDGGNSNYEDTTRRVKEVEEKGFYFIGAGVSGGEEGALHGASIMPGGSAGAWLEVRPLLQSIAAKAEDGSPCCEWIGGGGSGHFVKMIHNGIEYGDMQLISEAYFVMKRLLEASNEEMADCFAVWNEGKLKSYLIEITSNILNYKDAKGKYLIDKILDTAGQKGTGKWSVINALDLGMPLNLIATAVFERSLSFQKELRVEASRIYNRETSTKTYVADQLTEDIYYSLYASKLISYAQGFNVLREASEQFGWELNLATIARLWRGGCIIRSAFLNDIAKAFEEDRYLANLLLAPYFKGEILTSLPHWKQLIVVAAKEELPLPAFSSALNYFYSLTTENLPANLVQAQRDYFGAHTFERIDLPRGVFSHENWTGEGGDTQSGTYNV; translated from the coding sequence ATGAAAGAATCTGATATAGGACTGATTGGTCTTGCAGTGATGGGCGAAAATCTTGCACTGAATTTGGAGAGTAAAGGATGGCAGGTTTCTGTATATAACCGTACGACAAAAGGAACTCTATTTAGTGTGGTAGAAAGATTAATAACGGGACGAGCCAAGGGAAAAAATATAGTTGGTTTTGAAAATATAGAAGAATTTGTTAATTCCCTATCAACTCCTCGTAAGATTATGATGATGGTGAGAGCTGGCAGTCCGGTAGACGAAATTATTGAACAGCTTTTGCCGTTTCTTTCTTCCGGAGATATTTTAATAGACGGAGGAAATTCTAATTATGAAGATACAACACGAAGAGTAAAAGAAGTTGAAGAAAAAGGCTTCTATTTTATAGGAGCAGGAGTCTCAGGAGGAGAAGAAGGTGCTCTGCACGGAGCATCAATTATGCCGGGAGGTTCTGCTGGTGCATGGCTGGAAGTAAGACCTTTGCTGCAGAGCATTGCTGCCAAAGCTGAGGATGGTTCTCCTTGTTGTGAATGGATAGGTGGCGGTGGTTCCGGTCATTTCGTGAAAATGATTCACAATGGCATTGAATATGGTGATATGCAGCTTATCTCGGAAGCCTATTTTGTAATGAAACGATTGCTGGAAGCATCCAACGAAGAGATGGCTGATTGTTTTGCTGTCTGGAATGAAGGGAAATTAAAGAGCTATTTGATCGAGATTACCTCTAATATATTAAATTATAAGGATGCAAAGGGAAAATATCTGATCGATAAAATATTAGATACTGCAGGTCAGAAGGGAACCGGTAAGTGGTCAGTAATTAATGCATTGGATTTGGGAATGCCACTTAATCTGATTGCAACGGCAGTGTTTGAGCGAAGTCTTTCTTTCCAAAAAGAACTTCGTGTTGAGGCTTCTCGTATTTATAACCGCGAGACTTCGACAAAAACTTATGTAGCTGATCAGTTAACTGAAGATATATATTATTCACTTTATGCTTCAAAACTAATCTCGTATGCACAGGGGTTCAATGTCTTGAGAGAAGCATCTGAGCAATTTGGTTGGGAACTGAATTTAGCTACTATTGCTCGTCTTTGGAGAGGTGGATGCATCATTCGATCTGCTTTTCTGAATGATATAGCCAAAGCGTTTGAAGAAGACAGATATTTGGCAAACTTATTACTTGCTCCTTATTTCAAGGGCGAAATTCTGACTTCTTTGCCACACTGGAAACAATTGATTGTTGTTGCAGCCAAAGAAGAACTGCCCTTGCCTGCATTCTCATCGGCTCTTAATTATTTTTATTCCCTAACGACAGAAAATTTGCCTGCCAACTTAGTTCAGGCACAGCGTGATTATTTTGGTGCACATACTTTTGAAAGAATAGATCTGCCGCGTGGAGTCTTTTCCCATGAGAACTGGACCGGAGAGGGAGGTGATACACAATCAGGAACTTATAATGTATAA